Proteins encoded by one window of Halomonas sp. Bachu 37:
- the phaC gene encoding class I poly(R)-hydroxyalkanoic acid synthase, translated as MQPGWETPSQVDMETWNTQLKEVGEQYKGLLEDMLKRIEPSEAADTVYTDMRECFEAGAQSLMKSPQLLWQTQARLAQDQWLLWQQGLRSMAGEQVEPLVTPAKNDRRFKDEAWQQEPYYQSIMQQYLLFSQAVEEMIENLEGLDETQKRNLAFYARQLINAMAPTNFVTTNPEVMRRTLETRGENLVEGLEHLREDLKNSAEGINVRMTDRQAFKIGGNIAVTPGAVVYENELIQLLQYTPTTEKSFKTPLLIVPPWINKYYILDLREDNSFVKWLVDQGHTVFLISWRNPGPEQRDLTWADYMQMGPIEAIEAIEKACGEKSVNMVSYCIGGTLAASTMAYLTSTRRARKVKSVTYMATLQDFRDPGDIGVFLNERVVQGIEKTLDAKGYLDGRSMAYTFNLLRENDLFWSFYVNNYLKGEAPAAFDLLYWNTDGTNLAAGTHAWYLRNMYLENRLVQPGGIELDGVKIDLRKVSTPSYFISTKEDHIAKWNSTYYGALLPKGPVTFVLGGSGHIAGIVNPPHKNKYGYWTNDTLPDTSDAWLEQASFNEGSWWPHWQAWMTQNGFADSEKMVPVRQPGEGELTIIEPAPGRYVRQTIPEVIAGVSSE; from the coding sequence ATGCAACCAGGATGGGAAACACCATCCCAGGTAGATATGGAAACCTGGAATACACAACTCAAGGAGGTCGGTGAGCAGTATAAGGGCCTGCTGGAAGACATGCTGAAACGCATTGAGCCCAGCGAAGCGGCCGATACCGTCTACACCGACATGCGGGAGTGCTTTGAAGCCGGCGCACAATCGCTGATGAAGAGCCCGCAATTGTTATGGCAAACCCAGGCCCGTCTTGCCCAGGATCAATGGCTACTTTGGCAGCAGGGGCTGCGGAGTATGGCTGGCGAGCAGGTCGAACCCCTGGTCACGCCGGCGAAAAACGATCGCCGCTTCAAGGATGAGGCATGGCAGCAGGAACCTTATTACCAGTCGATCATGCAGCAATATCTGCTGTTTTCCCAGGCCGTGGAGGAGATGATCGAGAACCTGGAAGGACTCGACGAAACCCAGAAGCGGAACCTGGCCTTTTATGCGCGCCAATTGATCAACGCCATGGCACCGACCAATTTCGTCACCACCAATCCTGAGGTGATGCGACGCACCCTGGAGACACGCGGCGAAAATCTGGTGGAAGGCCTGGAGCACTTGCGCGAAGATCTGAAGAATTCCGCCGAAGGCATCAATGTGCGCATGACCGATCGCCAGGCGTTCAAGATCGGGGGCAATATCGCCGTCACTCCGGGGGCGGTGGTATATGAAAATGAGCTGATCCAGCTACTCCAGTATACCCCTACTACGGAGAAGTCTTTCAAGACGCCCTTGTTGATCGTTCCCCCCTGGATCAACAAGTACTATATTCTGGATTTGCGCGAGGATAACTCCTTCGTCAAATGGCTGGTGGATCAAGGCCATACGGTATTTCTGATATCCTGGCGCAATCCCGGCCCCGAGCAGCGAGATCTGACCTGGGCCGACTATATGCAGATGGGCCCTATCGAAGCCATCGAGGCAATCGAGAAGGCCTGCGGCGAGAAGTCGGTGAATATGGTCAGCTACTGTATCGGCGGTACCCTGGCGGCTTCCACCATGGCTTACCTGACCAGTACCCGCCGAGCGCGCAAGGTCAAGTCGGTGACTTACATGGCCACGCTGCAGGACTTCCGCGATCCAGGCGATATCGGTGTGTTCCTCAATGAGCGGGTCGTCCAGGGGATCGAAAAGACGCTGGATGCCAAGGGCTACCTGGATGGGCGCTCCATGGCGTACACGTTCAACCTGCTGCGTGAAAATGACCTGTTCTGGTCGTTCTACGTCAACAATTACCTGAAAGGGGAAGCGCCGGCAGCTTTCGACCTGCTGTACTGGAATACCGATGGTACCAACCTGGCAGCGGGCACCCATGCCTGGTATCTGCGCAACATGTATCTGGAGAACCGCCTGGTCCAGCCTGGTGGGATCGAACTCGACGGGGTGAAAATCGACCTACGCAAGGTCTCGACACCCAGTTACTTCATTTCCACCAAGGAAGATCATATCGCTAAGTGGAACAGCACGTACTACGGCGCCTTGTTGCCGAAAGGTCCGGTAACCTTCGTGCTGGGCGGTTCGGGACATATTGCCGGTATCGTCAATCCGCCCCACAAGAATAAATATGGTTACTGGACAAACGATACGTTGCCCGATACCTCCGACGCATGGTTGGAACAAGCCAGTTTTAACGAAGGTTCCTGGTGGCCGCACTGGCAAGCCTGGATGACCCAGAACGGCTTCGCCGATAGCGAGAAAATGGTGCCGGTGCGTCAGCCTGGTGAAGGTGAGCTGACGATTATCGAACCGGCACCGGGTCGCTACGTACGTCAGACCATACCCGAAGTGATAGCCGGTGTTTCCAGCGAATAG
- the lnt gene encoding apolipoprotein N-acyltransferase, with the protein MRRPFSLFKIPYFNYLAALVAGGLTTLTASPFELWWLGPVAAGLMYLGLHRLSPAQAALKGWCYGLGLFATGASWVYVSIHDYGYTGVPLALFLTALFVSVLSLFFAATLWGYRKVAGPRLAVVSFAGAWVLGEVLRTYLFTGFPWLLLGTGQVDSPLAAWAPIGGVYLLSLLVALSGALGVAFLSRRWLALVPLALIWLVPLALPQHWTSPTGEPVRVALLQGNLPQLIKWTPEGQRIAANTYSELTREVGDDIDLIVWPETALPMMETQARPVLERVQADLAPDTALVTGIVQRDDQGRYYNGVVGVGNTQGSYQKEHLVPFGEYLPLESILRGAIDFFDLPMSTFTRGAADQSPMEAAGLRLGNAICYEIIYPQLVASRARESDILVTVSNDTWFGSSIGPLQHLQMARLRALENGRYVVRATSNGVTVIVDPQGKVTQRAPQFETTTLTGEVQAMQGLTPFTRWGSWPTWVVAILMLLSGIISHRQRPSKPA; encoded by the coding sequence ATGCGCCGCCCGTTTTCCCTGTTCAAAATTCCTTATTTCAATTATCTCGCCGCCCTGGTGGCCGGCGGGCTAACCACCCTGACCGCCTCGCCTTTCGAGCTATGGTGGCTCGGCCCGGTTGCCGCAGGGCTGATGTATCTTGGCCTGCATCGCCTAAGCCCCGCTCAGGCAGCGCTGAAGGGATGGTGCTATGGTCTGGGCTTGTTCGCGACAGGCGCCTCCTGGGTCTATGTCTCCATTCATGATTACGGATACACGGGCGTACCGCTGGCGCTGTTTCTCACCGCGCTGTTCGTCAGTGTCCTGTCGCTATTCTTCGCCGCCACTTTATGGGGGTATCGCAAGGTCGCCGGCCCTCGCCTGGCGGTAGTCTCGTTTGCCGGCGCCTGGGTACTCGGAGAAGTATTGCGCACCTATTTGTTCACCGGTTTCCCCTGGCTACTGCTGGGCACGGGCCAGGTGGATTCCCCACTGGCGGCCTGGGCGCCCATTGGTGGGGTCTATCTACTGTCCTTACTGGTAGCGCTCAGCGGTGCCCTGGGGGTTGCCTTTCTATCCCGTCGCTGGCTCGCTCTGGTGCCTCTGGCGTTGATATGGTTAGTTCCCCTCGCCCTTCCCCAGCATTGGACGAGCCCGACCGGGGAACCCGTCCGGGTGGCCTTGTTGCAGGGCAACCTGCCACAGCTGATCAAGTGGACGCCTGAAGGGCAGCGTATTGCCGCGAATACCTATAGTGAACTTACCCGCGAGGTTGGCGACGACATCGACCTTATCGTATGGCCCGAAACCGCCCTGCCCATGATGGAGACACAGGCACGTCCCGTGCTTGAGCGCGTACAAGCCGACCTGGCGCCCGACACCGCCCTGGTGACCGGGATAGTGCAACGCGACGATCAAGGGCGTTATTACAATGGCGTTGTGGGAGTGGGCAATACGCAAGGTAGTTACCAGAAGGAGCATCTGGTGCCGTTCGGTGAATACCTGCCCTTGGAAAGCATATTGCGAGGGGCCATCGACTTCTTTGACCTGCCCATGTCCACCTTTACCCGAGGGGCGGCGGACCAATCCCCGATGGAAGCGGCTGGACTGCGCCTGGGTAACGCGATCTGTTACGAAATCATCTATCCGCAGCTGGTAGCCAGCCGAGCGCGGGAAAGCGATATTCTGGTGACGGTTTCCAACGACACCTGGTTTGGTAGTTCCATCGGCCCGCTACAGCACCTGCAAATGGCTCGGCTGCGAGCGCTGGAAAACGGCCGCTATGTGGTACGCGCCACCAGCAATGGGGTGACGGTAATCGTCGATCCACAGGGAAAGGTCACGCAACGGGCTCCACAGTTCGAAACCACTACCCTGACCGGCGAGGTTCAAGCAATGCAAGGACTCACGCCGTTTACCCGCTGGGGAAGCTGGCCTACTTGGGTGGTCGCGATCCTGATGTTGCTGTCGGGCATCATCTCCCATCGCCAGCGCCCATCTAAGCCAGCGTAG
- a CDS encoding HlyC/CorC family transporter → MSEDRSSNSTQKSWLEKFFGALSGDSEEPSSRDELMAFLRHTAGRLKLDQDAMTIIEGALQISDQQVREVLIPRSQVTAITLDQTADGYLPLIHETGHSRYPVIGENLDDVKGILLVKDLLPLLSQTQHQRDTFQLADVLRPAMFIPESKRLNSLLKEFRDTHNHMAIVVDEYGGTAGIITIEDILEQIVGDIEDEHDIDEEEDIRELETGHFAIRALTPIEDFNERFGTRFSDDEFDTLGGLVMQQFGHLPRRGEQTTFGGWRFTVLNADNRRIRLLEAERELSPQESEQ, encoded by the coding sequence ATGAGCGAAGACCGATCGAGCAACTCAACGCAAAAATCCTGGCTCGAGAAATTCTTTGGCGCCCTTTCCGGAGATAGTGAAGAACCCAGCTCGCGCGATGAGCTGATGGCCTTTCTACGCCACACTGCCGGTCGGCTGAAACTGGACCAGGACGCCATGACGATCATCGAGGGCGCCCTGCAGATCAGCGACCAACAAGTACGGGAAGTTCTCATTCCCCGGTCCCAGGTCACCGCCATCACGCTTGATCAAACCGCTGACGGCTACCTGCCACTCATTCATGAGACCGGCCACTCCCGCTACCCGGTCATCGGCGAGAATCTCGACGACGTGAAGGGCATTTTGCTGGTCAAGGATCTTCTACCCCTGCTTTCGCAGACCCAGCATCAACGCGACACCTTCCAGTTGGCGGATGTCCTTCGACCCGCCATGTTCATCCCCGAATCCAAGCGGCTCAACAGCCTGCTCAAGGAGTTCCGCGATACCCACAACCATATGGCCATCGTGGTGGATGAGTATGGGGGAACCGCCGGGATCATCACCATCGAAGACATTCTCGAGCAGATCGTCGGCGATATCGAAGACGAGCACGATATCGACGAGGAAGAAGATATCCGCGAGCTCGAAACCGGACATTTCGCCATTCGCGCCTTGACCCCGATCGAGGATTTCAACGAAAGGTTCGGTACACGTTTTTCGGACGACGAATTCGATACCCTCGGGGGGCTAGTCATGCAGCAGTTCGGTCACCTGCCCCGCCGTGGAGAACAAACCACCTTCGGCGGCTGGCGCTTCACTGTGCTCAATGCGGATAACCGCCGCATCCGCCTACTTGAAGCCGAGCGTGAGCTCAGCCCTCAGGAAAGCGAGCAATAA
- the ybeY gene encoding rRNA maturation RNase YbeY: MNDVEVDRQVATQAEPLPSLAQLTRWVGAVLARHPDTSARELTIRLVDEDEGRQLNHTYRGKDKPTNVLSFPFEAPPGIALPLLGDLVICHAVVVDEAEQQHKAVLDHYAHLVIHGTLHLMGYDHIEDDDAEVMEQLEREILATLGIADPYACPSDIRQEP, translated from the coding sequence ATGAACGACGTGGAGGTGGACCGGCAAGTTGCCACGCAAGCCGAGCCGCTACCCTCGCTGGCCCAGCTCACCCGCTGGGTCGGCGCGGTTCTGGCCCGCCATCCTGACACCAGCGCCCGAGAATTGACCATACGCCTGGTCGACGAGGACGAGGGACGTCAACTGAACCACACCTATCGCGGCAAGGATAAACCCACCAATGTGCTCTCGTTTCCCTTCGAGGCACCTCCTGGCATCGCCTTGCCATTGTTGGGGGATCTGGTTATCTGTCATGCGGTGGTCGTCGACGAGGCCGAGCAACAGCACAAGGCGGTGCTCGATCATTATGCGCATTTGGTGATCCATGGCACCCTGCATTTGATGGGCTACGATCATATCGAGGATGATGATGCCGAGGTAATGGAGCAGTTGGAACGTGAAATTCTTGCGACACTGGGTATTGCCGACCCTTACGCTTGCCCCAGTGATATACGTCAAGAACCATGA
- a CDS encoding PhoH family protein, protein MNQPSSQANRIITLSLEPNDPQRLANLCGQQDEHLKLVESRLDVTLRNRGNVFQLAGPANRIKAAANVLEHLYRETEASPLEPDTVHLFLQESGLEALDEEDPGEASDEVVLRTPRTMIKPRGLNQQRYVQSIRAHDINFGIGPAGTGKTYLAVAAAVEALNQQEVRRILLVRPAVEAGEKLGFLPGDLAQKIDPYLRPLYDALYEMIGFEQVAKLIERQVIEIAPLAYMRGRTLNNSYIILDESQNTTPEQMKMFLTRIGFGSTAVITGDVTQVDLPKGQRSGLIQVLEVLRETPGIGVTHFAAKDVVRHPLVQRIIEAYDSFESQQEVAERAEQEARRQAREARLLARDEHDRNSFS, encoded by the coding sequence TTGAACCAGCCATCTTCCCAGGCTAATCGCATCATCACCCTCAGCCTTGAACCCAATGACCCACAGCGACTCGCCAACCTGTGCGGTCAGCAAGATGAGCATTTGAAACTGGTGGAAAGCCGGCTAGACGTCACCCTGCGTAACCGCGGCAATGTTTTCCAGCTGGCAGGGCCCGCCAACCGCATCAAGGCCGCCGCCAATGTGCTGGAACACCTCTATCGCGAAACCGAGGCCAGCCCCCTGGAACCGGATACCGTGCATCTGTTTCTGCAGGAATCCGGCCTGGAAGCTCTCGATGAAGAAGATCCCGGCGAGGCAAGTGACGAAGTCGTGTTGCGCACCCCACGCACCATGATCAAGCCCCGCGGGCTCAATCAGCAGCGTTACGTGCAGAGCATTCGTGCCCACGACATCAATTTCGGCATCGGCCCCGCAGGTACCGGCAAGACCTACCTGGCAGTGGCTGCCGCCGTCGAGGCCCTGAATCAGCAGGAAGTCAGGCGAATCCTTCTGGTGCGCCCAGCGGTCGAGGCCGGCGAGAAACTGGGCTTCCTGCCGGGCGATCTGGCCCAGAAGATCGATCCTTACCTGCGCCCGCTCTACGACGCGCTGTACGAGATGATCGGCTTCGAGCAGGTGGCCAAGTTGATCGAGCGGCAAGTAATCGAGATCGCACCTCTGGCCTACATGCGCGGTCGCACGCTCAACAACTCCTATATCATCCTGGACGAAAGCCAGAACACCACGCCCGAACAGATGAAAATGTTCCTGACTCGGATCGGCTTCGGCTCCACTGCGGTCATTACCGGCGACGTCACCCAGGTCGACTTGCCCAAGGGGCAACGTTCGGGCTTGATCCAGGTGTTGGAAGTGCTGCGGGAAACACCGGGTATCGGTGTCACCCATTTCGCCGCCAAGGATGTGGTTCGCCACCCGCTGGTTCAGCGCATCATCGAAGCCTACGACTCTTTCGAGTCACAGCAGGAAGTCGCCGAACGTGCCGAGCAGGAAGCTCGTCGCCAGGCCCGCGAAGCTCGCCTGCTAGCGCGCGATGAACACGACAGGAATTCTTTCTCATGA
- the miaB gene encoding tRNA (N6-isopentenyl adenosine(37)-C2)-methylthiotransferase MiaB → MAKKLFIKTHGCQMNEYDSSRMADLLGESHQLELTDNEKEADVILLNTCSIREKAQEKVFHQLGRWKKLKEANPDLVIGVGGCVASQEGEVIRKRAPHVDMVFGPQTLHRVPSMLDSRAANQIATVDVTFPEIEKFDHLPQPSSDGASAFVSIMEGCSKYCTFCVVPYTRGEEVSRPFEAVMDEVIHLSDQGVREINLLGQNVNAYRGENQLGDEIDLAELIACVAAVEGIDRVRFTTSHPVEFTDSLVEAFGEIPELVSHLHLPVQSGSDRILSAMKRGHTAQEYIDKMERIREQRPDISFSSDFIIGFPGETEEDFEATMDLIHRIGFDHSFSFVYSARPGTPAAALPDETPEALKKQRLAILQERIIQQTMQISRRMVGTTQRVLVNGFSPKDPGQLSGRTENNRVVNFRAANPTELIGYFVDVDITEALPNSLRGELASPQRY, encoded by the coding sequence ATGGCGAAGAAGCTTTTCATCAAGACGCACGGCTGCCAGATGAACGAGTACGACTCCTCCCGTATGGCGGATCTGCTCGGCGAGTCTCATCAGCTTGAGCTGACCGATAACGAGAAGGAAGCCGATGTCATTCTGCTCAACACGTGCTCGATTCGCGAAAAGGCCCAGGAAAAGGTATTTCACCAACTAGGGCGCTGGAAGAAGCTCAAGGAAGCCAATCCCGATCTGGTGATCGGTGTAGGCGGCTGCGTGGCCAGTCAGGAAGGCGAAGTCATCCGCAAGCGCGCCCCTCATGTGGACATGGTATTCGGGCCGCAGACCCTTCACCGAGTTCCCTCGATGCTGGACTCGCGCGCCGCCAACCAGATTGCCACGGTTGATGTCACCTTCCCGGAAATCGAGAAGTTCGATCACCTGCCCCAGCCCTCCTCGGATGGTGCCTCGGCGTTCGTCTCGATCATGGAAGGCTGCTCGAAGTACTGCACCTTCTGCGTGGTCCCCTACACTCGGGGCGAAGAGGTCTCGCGCCCATTCGAGGCGGTAATGGATGAAGTGATCCACCTGTCCGACCAGGGGGTCCGTGAAATCAATCTGCTGGGCCAGAACGTCAATGCCTACCGTGGCGAGAACCAGTTGGGTGATGAAATCGACCTGGCCGAGCTGATCGCCTGTGTGGCGGCGGTGGAGGGTATCGATCGAGTACGCTTCACCACCTCGCACCCGGTCGAATTCACCGACAGCCTGGTCGAAGCATTCGGCGAGATTCCCGAGCTGGTGAGCCACCTGCACCTGCCCGTGCAGTCCGGTTCGGACCGTATACTCAGCGCCATGAAGCGCGGCCACACAGCGCAGGAATATATCGACAAGATGGAGCGCATCCGTGAGCAGCGCCCCGATATCAGCTTCTCGTCGGATTTCATCATCGGCTTCCCCGGCGAAACCGAAGAGGATTTCGAGGCCACCATGGATCTCATCCATCGCATCGGCTTCGATCACTCGTTCAGCTTCGTCTATTCGGCTCGCCCCGGCACCCCTGCGGCCGCGCTGCCCGACGAAACCCCCGAAGCCCTCAAGAAGCAGCGCCTGGCCATCCTGCAGGAGCGTATCATCCAGCAGACCATGCAGATCAGCCGGCGCATGGTCGGTACGACACAGCGCGTACTGGTCAACGGCTTTTCACCCAAGGATCCTGGGCAACTCTCGGGGCGCACGGAAAACAACCGCGTGGTCAACTTCCGCGCCGCCAACCCCACGGAGTTGATTGGCTATTTCGTCGATGTGGACATCACCGAAGCCCTGCCCAACTCCTTGCGCGGCGAACTTGCCTCGCCCCAGCGTTATTGA
- a CDS encoding carboxy terminal-processing peptidase, translating to MSLFATLSRSVAFTLALTIASPLAFAQLEPTDAQRQVTTEIADSLRYGHYADVEFDEQWSREAFARYLDILDGQRAYFLRRDIEEFQDMETQLEHVIFEGNLDRVFALYQRLNDRTEARLEWLLAKLDEGLDFEYDSNMRLELDREEFPWATRESELDELWFKRLKNAALTLSLSGQDEEEIEKNLRQRYEGQLSQVRQTEAEDVFGLFMAAVSGTIDPHTGYLSPRQGESFDIQMSLSLEGIGALLQGDGEYVKVSSLVPGGPAERAGVLEPADRIVAVGQEDGEMVNVVGMRLDNVVDLIRGPKGSVVRLDVVPAQAMDMTRSQTVEITRDTVDLEDQAAQGEVVEIERDGKTHRLGVVTIPTFYVDFDAWQAGEDDYRSTTRDVAREVERLKEEGVEGIVLDLRNNGGGALQEANSLIGLFIDRGPTVQVRDAQGRINLYGDSESGTLYDGPLGVLVNRLSASASEIFAGAIQDYGRGLVLGTPTFGKGTVQTLNELSHGQIKLTRAKFYRISGESTQHRGVEPDITYPSLVDPERIGESSLDNALIWDTVQNVQYRRYDEPEAVLPSLIRRHEERIKQEPNFLYLERQSELARQLREQHTSVSLNRDLRQREMEAQEAEQLSLENQRRRALGLELLEDWSDARANNTGEDNGESQPEDEPVERAQVIESAEILLDYTQLLQAQQMAGRQ from the coding sequence ATGAGCCTGTTTGCAACGCTTTCGCGCTCGGTTGCGTTTACCTTGGCGCTGACGATCGCCAGCCCGCTGGCATTCGCCCAGCTGGAGCCGACCGACGCCCAACGCCAGGTGACCACCGAAATAGCCGATTCATTGCGCTATGGCCACTATGCGGATGTCGAGTTCGACGAGCAATGGTCGCGAGAGGCCTTCGCTCGTTATCTGGATATCCTGGACGGCCAGCGCGCTTATTTTCTGCGGCGTGATATCGAGGAATTCCAGGACATGGAAACTCAACTCGAGCACGTCATTTTCGAAGGCAACCTCGACCGGGTCTTCGCCCTCTACCAACGCCTGAACGACCGAACGGAAGCCCGCCTCGAGTGGTTGCTGGCCAAGCTGGACGAAGGGCTGGACTTCGAGTACGACAGCAACATGCGCCTGGAGCTCGATCGAGAGGAGTTCCCCTGGGCTACGCGGGAAAGCGAGCTGGACGAGTTATGGTTCAAGCGGCTGAAGAATGCCGCCCTGACCCTGTCACTTTCCGGTCAGGACGAAGAGGAAATCGAGAAAAACCTGCGTCAGCGCTATGAGGGCCAGCTATCTCAGGTTCGTCAGACCGAAGCCGAGGATGTGTTCGGGCTGTTCATGGCGGCCGTTTCCGGCACTATCGACCCTCATACCGGCTACCTCTCCCCTCGCCAGGGGGAGTCCTTCGATATCCAGATGAGTCTTTCGCTGGAAGGCATCGGTGCCCTGCTTCAGGGAGACGGTGAATACGTCAAGGTATCGAGCCTGGTGCCCGGCGGCCCTGCAGAACGCGCCGGCGTGCTGGAGCCCGCCGATCGAATCGTGGCAGTGGGGCAGGAAGACGGCGAAATGGTCAATGTCGTGGGCATGCGCCTGGACAACGTGGTGGATCTGATTCGTGGCCCCAAAGGCTCGGTGGTTCGACTCGATGTGGTCCCTGCGCAAGCCATGGACATGACCCGCTCGCAAACCGTCGAAATCACCCGTGATACCGTCGATCTGGAAGACCAGGCGGCACAGGGCGAAGTCGTGGAAATCGAACGCGATGGCAAAACACACCGCCTCGGCGTGGTCACCATTCCTACTTTCTATGTGGATTTCGATGCCTGGCAAGCCGGCGAAGACGACTACCGCAGTACCACTCGCGATGTGGCGCGTGAAGTCGAGCGGCTCAAGGAAGAAGGCGTGGAAGGCATCGTGCTGGACCTGCGCAATAACGGTGGCGGTGCCCTGCAGGAAGCAAATTCTCTGATCGGCTTGTTCATCGACCGGGGGCCGACGGTACAGGTCCGCGACGCCCAGGGCCGGATCAACCTCTATGGCGATAGCGAAAGCGGCACCCTGTACGACGGTCCGCTGGGCGTGCTGGTCAACCGACTTTCCGCTTCCGCCTCGGAGATCTTCGCCGGAGCGATTCAGGACTACGGTCGTGGCCTGGTACTGGGGACCCCCACCTTCGGCAAGGGGACCGTACAGACACTCAACGAACTGAGTCATGGCCAGATCAAACTGACCCGTGCCAAGTTCTACCGTATTTCCGGCGAGAGCACTCAGCATCGGGGCGTGGAGCCGGATATCACCTATCCCAGCCTCGTCGACCCCGAGCGCATCGGCGAAAGCAGCCTGGATAACGCCCTCATCTGGGACACCGTGCAGAACGTTCAGTATCGCCGTTACGACGAACCGGAAGCCGTGCTACCGTCCTTGATCCGTCGCCATGAAGAGCGCATAAAGCAAGAACCCAACTTCCTCTATCTGGAACGCCAATCCGAACTTGCTCGCCAGTTGCGTGAACAACATACCAGCGTCAGCCTCAATCGAGACCTGCGTCAGCGTGAGATGGAAGCTCAGGAGGCCGAGCAGCTCTCGCTGGAGAACCAACGCCGCCGGGCGCTTGGCCTGGAGCTTCTCGAAGATTGGAGCGATGCCCGGGCAAACAATACGGGAGAGGACAATGGTGAATCTCAACCCGAGGATGAACCCGTGGAACGCGCCCAGGTGATCGAGTCGGCGGAAATCCTGCTCGATTACACCCAGCTGCTCCAGGCACAACAGATGGCCGGACGCCAGTAA
- a CDS encoding M18 family aminopeptidase, with amino-acid sequence MSADVDTALLARLCDFLRDSPTPWHATANMAGRLESAGFRRLEETAAWQLSPGDRVYVTRNDSSIIALQLPQDELKSLRMLGAHTDSPGLRLKPNAAKHSAGWLQLGIEVYGGALLGPWFDRDLGLAGRVHVRHADGRLEGILLNVAEPIAMVPSLAIHLDREVNAGRAINPQTQMAPVIMQSRQAELEPLLQTWLNEQHGLSDIEVMDFELGFYDLQPPALVGLERELVASARLDNLLSCFIGLEALLDSDGTQGALLVANDHEEVGSASACGAQGPFLMDVLKRVSAQLSDGTEETLVRLIQSSCMISCDNAHALHPNFTDKYDAEHGPAINGGPVIKINANQRYATNSTTSALFKDVCRSAGVPVQTFVTRADMGCGSTIGPITASEVGVPTVDVGVAQWAMHSIRETAGSRDVAHMTRALTAFLNRVHLC; translated from the coding sequence ATGTCCGCGGATGTAGATACCGCCTTGCTCGCCCGCTTGTGTGATTTCCTGCGGGATTCACCAACGCCCTGGCACGCCACGGCCAATATGGCCGGACGATTGGAGAGTGCGGGCTTTCGTCGCTTGGAGGAAACCGCCGCATGGCAGCTATCGCCGGGGGATCGTGTTTACGTTACCCGCAATGACTCCTCGATCATCGCCTTGCAACTGCCTCAAGACGAGCTGAAATCGCTGCGCATGCTGGGAGCGCATACCGATAGCCCGGGTTTACGCCTCAAGCCCAACGCCGCCAAGCACTCGGCAGGCTGGCTGCAACTGGGCATCGAAGTCTACGGGGGAGCCTTGCTCGGCCCCTGGTTCGACCGTGACCTGGGTCTGGCTGGGCGTGTCCATGTGCGTCATGCCGACGGGCGTCTCGAAGGCATTCTGCTCAACGTGGCCGAGCCGATCGCCATGGTGCCCAGCCTGGCCATTCATCTGGACCGCGAGGTGAATGCCGGTCGGGCGATCAATCCCCAGACCCAGATGGCGCCGGTAATCATGCAGTCCCGCCAGGCCGAGCTCGAGCCCCTGTTGCAGACATGGCTGAACGAGCAGCATGGTTTGTCCGATATCGAGGTGATGGACTTCGAGCTGGGCTTCTACGATCTTCAGCCGCCCGCCCTGGTCGGCCTCGAACGCGAGCTGGTGGCCAGCGCGCGCCTGGATAACCTGCTGTCGTGCTTCATCGGCCTGGAAGCCCTGCTTGACAGCGACGGCACCCAGGGAGCCCTGCTGGTAGCCAACGACCATGAGGAAGTGGGTAGTGCGAGTGCCTGCGGCGCTCAGGGGCCCTTCCTGATGGACGTATTGAAGCGGGTGAGCGCTCAGTTGAGCGACGGTACAGAAGAGACGTTAGTTCGCCTTATCCAGTCGTCATGCATGATCTCATGCGACAACGCCCATGCCCTGCACCCCAATTTCACCGACAAATACGATGCCGAGCATGGGCCAGCGATCAATGGCGGGCCGGTGATCAAGATCAACGCCAACCAGCGCTATGCCACCAACAGCACGACTTCGGCCTTGTTCAAGGATGTATGTCGTAGCGCGGGAGTGCCGGTACAAACCTTCGTGACCCGGGCGGACATGGGGTGCGGCAGCACCATCGGCCCGATTACCGCCTCGGAAGTGGGCGTGCCGACGGTGGATGTGGGCGTTGCCCAGTGGGCCATGCACTCCATCCGCGAAACCGCCGGAAGCCGGGATGTAGCCCACATGACCCGGGCGCTGACCGCTTTTCTGAATCGCGTCCATCTCTGCTGA